From Roseburia hominis, the proteins below share one genomic window:
- a CDS encoding ABC transporter ATP-binding protein, which translates to MKKESYILRIGQDIWKRKHSILLFQFLGDLLHAVQPYVYLVFPAWILDELAGSKRLGQIGWLVGVGVLLNAVMRLLLGWLDNINMENADACDMQEKNSITEKLMRVPFSFLENGTYAGNVARHRGETTVRGGVFCQCLAFWESIVTAVFRVTAAIAALWPFWLGFFMTTGSGFIGSGWFGMCVIAGAFCACVALILFKNWINRGSRRLRDQYADLERIYEYYRDEISRYQTGKEIRIFRMQDFIKKEATQKLLDQGIRMQRKIAGREVLGEGTGVILFAVLNFCCYLLVGVKALSGLFSVGDFVIYVGALVSLLDALRMLSAELGTVGDLRPRAKLYYTIMDVPEEDTIGGKAVKGVSHTLEVKNLSFQYGENPPVLQDISLTLRPGEKVAIVGENGSGKTTLVKLLCGLYQPTAGEILLDGQNIQHYAVEEYRKLFAMVFQDYKLYSLPVGENVAVAEAYEQGEVERLLEQVGFPQRYGLHTVLYQDRDPAGVEISGGEGQKLALARALYRREAAFVILDEPTSAMDPFSEMELYTTFDGLVKGKAAIYISHRLSSCRFCDRILVLSEGKLVQCGTHEELVEDQNGKYYELWNAQAKYFWVPGFSR; encoded by the coding sequence TTGAAAAAGGAATCATATATTCTACGAATCGGTCAGGATATTTGGAAACGGAAACATTCCATCCTGCTCTTTCAGTTCCTGGGCGACCTGCTTCACGCTGTGCAGCCCTACGTCTATCTGGTATTTCCGGCCTGGATTTTGGATGAATTGGCAGGCAGCAAACGTCTTGGGCAGATTGGCTGGCTGGTTGGAGTGGGGGTCCTGCTAAATGCAGTTATGCGTCTGCTGCTGGGCTGGCTTGACAACATCAATATGGAAAACGCGGATGCCTGTGATATGCAGGAGAAAAATAGTATTACAGAAAAGTTAATGCGGGTGCCATTTTCCTTTTTGGAAAATGGTACATATGCCGGGAATGTAGCGCGGCACAGAGGTGAGACCACCGTGCGGGGAGGCGTGTTTTGTCAGTGCCTGGCTTTTTGGGAGTCGATTGTGACGGCAGTCTTTCGGGTGACGGCAGCCATCGCCGCTTTGTGGCCTTTCTGGCTTGGTTTTTTTATGACGACGGGTTCGGGATTTATAGGGTCGGGCTGGTTTGGTATGTGCGTCATTGCAGGAGCATTTTGCGCCTGTGTTGCGTTGATTTTGTTTAAGAATTGGATAAATCGGGGAAGCAGACGGCTGCGCGACCAGTATGCCGATCTGGAACGAATTTATGAATATTACCGCGATGAGATTTCACGCTATCAGACGGGAAAGGAGATCCGCATTTTCCGGATGCAGGATTTTATAAAGAAAGAAGCCACGCAGAAGCTGCTGGATCAAGGAATCCGGATGCAGCGAAAGATTGCCGGTCGTGAGGTGTTAGGGGAAGGAACCGGCGTGATTCTTTTTGCGGTTTTGAACTTCTGCTGTTATCTTCTGGTAGGAGTTAAGGCACTAAGCGGCCTGTTTAGTGTGGGAGATTTTGTAATCTATGTGGGCGCGCTGGTATCTTTGCTGGATGCACTGCGCATGTTATCTGCTGAGCTGGGAACCGTAGGAGATCTGCGGCCCAGAGCAAAGCTATACTATACCATTATGGATGTCCCTGAGGAGGACACGATAGGGGGAAAGGCGGTAAAAGGCGTATCGCATACGCTTGAAGTGAAGAATCTGAGCTTCCAGTACGGGGAAAATCCACCTGTCTTGCAAGACATCTCCCTGACCTTGAGGCCGGGAGAAAAGGTGGCTATTGTCGGAGAAAATGGTTCTGGCAAGACCACGCTGGTGAAATTACTTTGCGGTCTGTACCAGCCTACGGCAGGGGAAATCCTGTTGGATGGCCAGAATATCCAGCATTATGCCGTGGAAGAATATCGGAAATTATTTGCTATGGTATTTCAGGATTATAAGCTGTATTCCCTGCCTGTCGGGGAGAATGTGGCAGTGGCAGAAGCGTATGAACAAGGCGAAGTGGAGCGGCTTTTGGAGCAGGTAGGTTTCCCGCAACGGTACGGGCTGCATACAGTGCTGTACCAGGATCGGGATCCCGCTGGTGTGGAGATTTCAGGCGGAGAAGGGCAGAAGCTGGCCCTGGCCAGGGCGCTTTACCGTCGGGAGGCGGCGTTTGTCATATTAGATGAGCCTACCTCGGCTATGGATCCTTTTTCCGAAATGGAGTTATATACGACGTTTGATGGTTTAGTGAAAGGAAAGGCGGCAATCTACATTTCACATAGGCTCTCCTCCTGCCGTTTCTGTGACCGGATTCTTGTCTTGTCGGAAGGAAAATTGGTGCAATGCGGTACGCATGAAGAATTGGTGGAAGACCAGAATGGGAAGTATTACGAGCTGTGGAATGCGCAGGCGAAATATTTTTGGGTGCCCGGATTTTCCAGGTAA
- a CDS encoding ABC transporter ATP-binding protein, which yields MRYITRNWIRWDMWGTLLVFLRIPVTVALPVVTALVPKTMVDSIQSGTDVRAFVQILAVLSLGVLALALFDKVLEAHLQAFQAGISMHYAVEMMEKLLHLQYETLESYEGRTLYQRCKKFAFEGANADGAWAAVRLVGLLTSVVGIVTYSALFSRVSPWLLVIIFASCVLEYYSYYKAIQYGNRTENEMAKGEMQFFYFYRLATDPEAGKDIRLGGAAGWLLRHLEGAVREYLEIMHWYTKKVSKLTVLQMLCTILRDGASFAFIIAAVLQGSLQMGDFLFYFTLTVGFSDWLNDISGHIVSLSRIAWECDHYRVFMELPESESGAGKTRVTDIERIEFRHVSFAYPSGEAVLRDINLVFHAGENIAIVGENGAGKTTLIKLLCGLYRPTEGTILINGTDLKDLDMEQYFCLTSAIFQDYMVLPASIWENITLGAETSKEEVEGVLRQVGLEEKLGQIGFDTKLGKRLDTEALALSGGETQRLLLARALFKKAPLLILDEPAAALDSIAEEQLYLNYRDLTEERLSVFISHRLNSTRFCDRILYLSHGQVLEEGSHEQLLARGGAYKKMFDVQGRYYHEGVEF from the coding sequence ATGAGATATATTACCCGTAATTGGATTCGCTGGGATATGTGGGGGACGCTTCTGGTATTTTTGCGGATACCGGTGACGGTTGCGCTGCCGGTTGTAACGGCATTGGTTCCTAAGACGATGGTAGATTCCATCCAGTCAGGGACGGATGTGAGGGCGTTCGTGCAGATTCTGGCAGTGTTGTCCCTGGGGGTTTTGGCTTTGGCGCTGTTTGATAAGGTGTTGGAGGCGCACTTGCAGGCATTCCAGGCGGGCATCAGTATGCATTATGCGGTAGAGATGATGGAAAAGCTCCTGCATCTGCAGTATGAGACGCTTGAGAGTTACGAGGGCAGGACCCTCTATCAGCGCTGCAAAAAATTTGCATTTGAGGGAGCCAACGCCGACGGCGCCTGGGCGGCGGTGCGGCTTGTGGGACTTTTGACCAGTGTGGTGGGAATCGTGACCTATTCTGCGCTGTTTAGCCGGGTTAGTCCGTGGCTGTTGGTGATTATCTTTGCCTCCTGTGTTCTGGAATATTATTCGTATTATAAGGCCATACAGTATGGAAATCGGACAGAGAATGAGATGGCGAAAGGGGAAATGCAATTTTTCTACTTTTACCGTCTGGCAACAGACCCAGAGGCAGGAAAGGATATCCGGCTTGGCGGCGCGGCAGGCTGGCTGCTCAGACATTTAGAAGGGGCTGTGCGGGAATATTTGGAAATTATGCACTGGTATACGAAGAAGGTCTCGAAGCTGACGGTTTTACAGATGCTATGTACGATTCTGCGGGACGGGGCGAGTTTTGCATTTATCATCGCAGCGGTTCTTCAGGGCAGCCTGCAAATGGGGGATTTTCTGTTCTATTTTACTTTGACAGTGGGATTTTCTGACTGGCTCAACGATATTTCGGGGCACATCGTCAGCTTGTCACGAATCGCATGGGAATGTGATCACTACCGGGTATTCATGGAGCTGCCTGAATCGGAAAGCGGCGCCGGGAAGACGCGGGTCACGGATATTGAGAGGATTGAGTTCCGGCATGTGTCTTTTGCCTATCCTTCCGGGGAGGCGGTGCTTCGGGATATCAACCTTGTCTTTCACGCGGGAGAGAATATTGCTATTGTAGGAGAGAACGGAGCGGGTAAGACCACGCTGATTAAGCTGCTCTGCGGTCTGTACCGGCCTACAGAGGGAACCATTCTGATTAACGGAACAGACTTAAAAGATTTGGATATGGAGCAGTATTTTTGCCTGACCTCCGCTATTTTCCAGGATTATATGGTGCTTCCGGCCAGCATCTGGGAGAACATCACTTTGGGTGCCGAGACTTCGAAAGAAGAGGTGGAAGGTGTGTTAAGACAGGTGGGGCTGGAAGAAAAGCTTGGACAGATCGGGTTTGACACTAAGTTGGGAAAGAGGCTGGATACGGAAGCGCTGGCTCTGTCCGGCGGCGAGACGCAACGGCTTCTTCTTGCCCGGGCACTCTTTAAGAAAGCACCGCTTCTGATTCTGGACGAACCTGCGGCGGCGTTGGATTCGATCGCGGAAGAGCAGCTTTACCTGAACTATCGGGATCTGACAGAAGAAAGGCTCTCCGTCTTTATCTCACATCGGCTGAACTCCACCCGTTTTTGTGACCGAATCCTCTACCTGTCGCACGGACAGGTTCTGGAGGAGGGAAGCCATGAGCAGCTTCTGGCCAGGGGTGGGGCATATAAAAAGATGTTTGATGTGCAGGGGCGTTACTATCATGAGGGGGTGGAATTTTGA
- a CDS encoding AraC family transcriptional regulator has translation MDWATGIQRALDYIEAHITEKMDYREIAKEAACSEFYFQRIFGILCGISMGEYIRNRRLSLAGSELSGTDISVIDAALKYGYESPESFARAFVKFHGITPSAAKKDGTKLKSFSPFSVQIILKGGHAMNYRIVEKQAFKVVEKRETHTIVDEQNKNTIPEFWTRAHEDGTIEKLLQITSNKEYIFGICYGNDLTDQKTFDYSIGAVWDGKSEVPEGFGIAEIPQRTWAVFETQGAMPDAIQKLWHNICAEFFPTAAYQPTYEMDIEAYADGDMSAADYRSEIWVPVVKK, from the coding sequence ATGGACTGGGCGACCGGTATACAGCGGGCGTTGGATTACATTGAGGCACACATCACGGAGAAGATGGATTACAGGGAAATTGCGAAGGAAGCAGCGTGCTCCGAATTCTATTTCCAGCGTATTTTTGGAATTCTCTGTGGCATTTCAATGGGAGAGTATATCCGGAACAGAAGGCTGTCACTTGCCGGCAGTGAGCTTTCCGGTACGGACATATCTGTAATTGATGCGGCGCTGAAATATGGTTATGAAAGTCCGGAGAGCTTTGCAAGAGCATTTGTGAAATTTCATGGAATTACGCCATCCGCGGCCAAAAAGGATGGGACAAAACTGAAATCATTTTCCCCTTTTTCTGTGCAGATTATATTGAAAGGCGGACATGCAATGAACTACAGAATTGTTGAAAAACAGGCGTTTAAGGTGGTTGAAAAAAGAGAAACGCATACGATTGTTGATGAACAGAACAAGAATACCATACCGGAATTTTGGACAAGAGCGCACGAAGATGGCACAATTGAGAAACTTCTGCAGATTACATCGAACAAAGAATACATCTTTGGTATTTGCTATGGAAATGATCTGACCGATCAGAAGACCTTCGACTATAGTATTGGCGCAGTCTGGGATGGTAAGTCCGAAGTGCCGGAAGGTTTCGGGATCGCGGAAATTCCGCAGAGGACCTGGGCGGTATTTGAAACGCAGGGAGCAATGCCGGATGCGATACAGAAGCTGTGGCACAATATCTGCGCGGAGTTTTTCCCGACGGCGGCTTATCAGCCCACTTACGAGATGGATATTGAGGCGTATGCGGACGGAGATATGTCAGCGGCGGATTACCGCAGTGAAATCTGGGTTCCGGTGGTGAAAAAGTAG
- a CDS encoding RNA polymerase sigma factor, whose amino-acid sequence MANRGKLSNLTAGEVEAIILNSYDDIYKYCYWKIKDCAEAEDLTQETFLRFVQALSDYKEQGKPKALLYTIARNLCLNWYKQRKPLALSEAPDIVPTEADTEHLENQIVLEQCIQLLPPDQQEILLLRYGQELQVNEIAEVMGMSRFAVMYRIRNALDALNKELRKGGVFI is encoded by the coding sequence GTGGCAAACAGGGGAAAACTTTCTAATTTAACTGCCGGCGAAGTAGAAGCGATCATCCTGAATTCCTATGATGACATCTACAAATATTGCTATTGGAAGATAAAAGATTGCGCAGAGGCCGAGGATTTGACGCAGGAAACATTTTTACGGTTCGTGCAGGCACTTTCCGACTATAAAGAACAGGGAAAGCCCAAAGCTTTGCTGTACACCATAGCAAGAAATTTATGCCTGAACTGGTACAAACAGAGGAAACCTCTTGCATTATCAGAAGCTCCGGATATAGTACCTACAGAGGCAGACACGGAGCATCTGGAAAACCAGATCGTTTTGGAACAATGTATTCAATTGCTGCCACCGGATCAGCAAGAGATACTCCTGCTTCGCTATGGGCAGGAACTGCAGGTGAATGAAATTGCAGAAGTGATGGGGATGAGCCGTTTTGCGGTGATGTACCGTATACGGAATGCGCTTGATGCACTAAACAAAGAATTAAGAAAAGGAGGCGTTTTCATTTGA
- a CDS encoding ABC transporter ATP-binding protein, with the protein MELTLNRLTKKYGTNVAVDQIQATFSPGVYGLLGANGAGKTTLMRMICDVLSPTDGEILLNGKNINTLRENYRKVLGYLPQNFGYYPDYTAQEFMYYIAVLKGLPRMQAKKQTRQLLEIVSLTSVANKKIKTFSGGMKQRLGIAQAVLGSPRILILDEPTAGLDPKERVRFRNLISDFARNKIVILSTHIVSDVEYIADHILLMKHGRLIMSKPAKDSAREMDGKVWECSISQEKIDEWSSRYCIANLHHTDNNRILVRLISEHRPSPNAVPAEPTLEDLYLYHFQNNHA; encoded by the coding sequence ATGGAACTTACACTGAATAGACTGACTAAAAAATATGGAACAAATGTGGCCGTCGATCAGATACAGGCCACATTTTCCCCCGGCGTATATGGCCTGCTTGGCGCAAATGGCGCGGGGAAAACGACACTTATGCGGATGATCTGCGATGTACTTTCGCCGACGGATGGTGAAATCCTGCTGAACGGGAAAAATATAAATACTTTACGCGAGAATTACCGCAAGGTTCTGGGGTATCTTCCTCAGAATTTCGGATATTACCCCGACTACACGGCTCAGGAATTTATGTATTATATCGCAGTGCTGAAAGGACTTCCCCGGATGCAGGCAAAAAAGCAGACCCGGCAGCTATTAGAGATTGTGTCACTCACTTCTGTGGCAAATAAAAAGATCAAGACCTTCTCCGGAGGAATGAAACAGCGCCTCGGGATTGCCCAGGCGGTATTAGGAAGTCCCCGGATTCTGATACTTGACGAACCCACAGCTGGATTGGACCCCAAAGAGAGAGTCCGGTTCCGCAATCTAATCTCTGATTTTGCCCGAAATAAAATCGTGATTCTGTCAACCCACATTGTATCAGATGTGGAATATATCGCCGACCATATTTTACTGATGAAGCATGGCAGACTGATCATGTCAAAACCCGCAAAGGACAGCGCCCGCGAGATGGACGGCAAGGTATGGGAATGCAGTATTTCACAGGAAAAAATCGACGAATGGAGTTCCCGGTACTGCATCGCAAATCTCCATCACACGGATAATAACAGGATTCTTGTACGCCTAATCAGCGAACACCGACCATCGCCAAATGCCGTCCCCGCAGAACCGACGCTGGAAGATTTATATTTATACCATTTCCAAAACAACCACGCCTAA
- a CDS encoding ABC transporter permease subunit translates to MYELIKLELKKLCRKRLTILVTSGCFLATAFFFFLPFLQFKAWDETGTELTGTKALSYKQSCFEKLSGTLTDTRIEKDIKEYQTIYSTPGNLTTERGGEISFKDEIFYGYLTPRSNYLNMLGNTYIHNHMGHLNIPAISPEEAKSFYQTRNKNVNLFLETNPSLSNAEKKYWKNKNATITEPYEYGYPLGWSTFGDTAQMLVLCMLGICIAIAPTFSNEYQSGADAVILSTRYGKNKLIHAKIISALLFGTVVYAINAATALAIPLITVGTQGGNLPLQIMDSYCPYPLTFSQATLILIGTGYLIMLGLLSITLLCSSRLRSSFTVLLIDIILIFLPVFLSPGTNNLWRHICSLLPYQANSGLAEFKEYLSYQFGPLILTRFEATALLYLTLTLLTLPLAHRNFKKHQVQ, encoded by the coding sequence ATGTACGAATTAATCAAACTGGAACTTAAAAAACTTTGCCGGAAAAGACTTACCATCCTCGTCACCTCCGGCTGCTTCCTGGCAACCGCATTTTTCTTTTTCCTGCCGTTCCTACAGTTCAAAGCCTGGGACGAGACCGGAACCGAACTTACCGGTACCAAAGCACTCTCCTACAAACAGAGCTGTTTCGAGAAACTCTCAGGAACACTCACGGATACACGTATTGAAAAAGACATAAAAGAATATCAGACAATTTATAGCACTCCCGGCAATCTGACCACAGAACGCGGCGGAGAAATTTCCTTTAAAGATGAAATCTTCTACGGTTATCTGACCCCCAGGAGCAATTACCTGAACATGCTCGGAAATACCTATATACATAACCATATGGGACACCTGAACATTCCTGCTATCTCACCGGAAGAGGCCAAAAGTTTTTACCAGACACGAAACAAAAATGTTAATTTATTCCTTGAAACCAATCCTTCTCTTTCCAATGCGGAAAAGAAATACTGGAAAAACAAAAATGCAACAATCACCGAGCCCTACGAATACGGCTACCCTCTGGGCTGGTCCACCTTCGGCGACACCGCCCAAATGCTGGTTCTATGCATGCTGGGAATCTGCATCGCCATAGCCCCCACATTTTCAAACGAATACCAGTCCGGAGCCGACGCCGTAATCCTCTCGACCAGATACGGAAAAAATAAACTGATCCACGCCAAAATTATTTCCGCCCTCCTGTTCGGAACCGTCGTCTACGCCATAAACGCCGCCACAGCCCTCGCCATCCCCCTGATCACCGTCGGCACCCAAGGCGGAAATCTACCCTTACAGATCATGGACAGCTATTGCCCCTACCCCCTCACCTTCTCCCAGGCCACCCTGATCCTGATTGGCACGGGCTACCTCATCATGCTGGGCCTGCTTTCCATAACCCTCCTGTGTTCCTCCCGGCTCAGATCCTCCTTCACCGTCCTGCTCATCGACATCATCCTCATATTTTTACCCGTATTTCTCAGCCCCGGAACCAACAACCTATGGCGCCACATTTGCTCCCTGCTCCCCTACCAGGCAAACTCCGGCCTAGCCGAATTCAAAGAATACCTCTCCTACCAATTCGGCCCCCTGATCCTCACCCGCTTCGAAGCCACCGCCCTATTATACCTAACGCTAACCCTCCTCACCCTCCCCCTGGCCCACAGAAATTTCAAAAAACACCAGGTACAATAA
- the glf gene encoding UDP-galactopyranose mutase: MYDYLVVGAGLFGAIFAHEAKKAGKQVLVIDKRDHVAGNIYTKEVDGIQVHQYGAHIFHTSNKEVWDYVQQFAEFNRYTNAPVARYKDELYNMPFNMNTFSRMWGIVTPEEAKEKIAEQIREAGITEPKNLEEQAISLVGRDIYEKLVKGYTEKQWGRRATELPSFIIKRLPVRFVYDNNYFNDKYQGIPIGGYTQIVEKMLEGIEVRLNTDFFEHREKLTAQAEKIVFTGMIDEYFNYCYGELEYRSLRFETEELDQENYQGNAVVNYTEYEVPYTRIIEHKHFEFGCQSGEVNPKTVITREYPATWKKGDEPYYPMNDEKNNALYAKYQELAKKEKNVIFGGRLGMYKYFDMHHVVAVALECVRGEVG, encoded by the coding sequence ATGTATGATTATCTGGTAGTCGGAGCAGGATTATTCGGAGCAATATTTGCACATGAAGCGAAAAAAGCGGGAAAGCAGGTGCTGGTCATTGATAAACGTGACCATGTTGCAGGAAATATTTACACAAAAGAGGTAGATGGAATTCAGGTACATCAATATGGAGCGCACATTTTCCATACCAGTAATAAGGAAGTATGGGATTATGTACAGCAGTTCGCGGAGTTCAACCGGTATACGAACGCGCCGGTCGCGCGCTACAAAGACGAGCTGTATAATATGCCGTTCAATATGAACACATTTAGCCGGATGTGGGGCATAGTAACGCCTGAGGAAGCAAAGGAAAAGATTGCAGAGCAGATCAGGGAGGCAGGGATCACGGAGCCGAAGAATCTGGAGGAGCAGGCAATTTCTCTGGTTGGACGCGATATTTACGAAAAACTGGTGAAAGGATATACGGAGAAGCAGTGGGGAAGAAGAGCGACAGAGCTTCCGTCCTTTATCATCAAGCGTCTCCCGGTACGGTTTGTGTATGATAATAATTATTTTAACGACAAGTATCAGGGAATTCCGATCGGTGGTTACACGCAGATTGTAGAGAAGATGCTGGAGGGTATCGAGGTCCGCCTGAATACAGATTTCTTTGAGCATAGGGAAAAACTTACTGCGCAGGCGGAGAAAATCGTGTTTACCGGTATGATTGATGAATATTTTAATTATTGTTATGGTGAACTGGAGTACAGGAGTCTTCGGTTTGAGACGGAGGAATTGGATCAGGAGAATTATCAGGGCAATGCAGTCGTGAATTATACGGAGTATGAAGTGCCATATACCAGAATTATTGAACATAAACATTTTGAATTTGGCTGTCAGAGCGGGGAAGTAAATCCGAAGACGGTGATCACGAGGGAATATCCGGCTACCTGGAAGAAGGGGGACGAGCCGTATTATCCGATGAATGATGAGAAGAACAATGCGCTTTATGCGAAATATCAGGAGTTGGCAAAGAAGGAGAAGAATGTGATATTTGGCGGACGCCTTGGGATGTACAAGTATTTTGATATGCATCATGTGGTGGCAGTGGCGCTTGAGTGTGTTAGAGGGGAAGTTGGGTAA
- a CDS encoding translation initiation factor 2, with protein sequence MRGIHHIIVQNESLKYEFDIKRNITVLKGDSATGKTTLVEMIQEYLINGMDSGVNLSCDVACRVLTGNLWKEQLAEADQTIVFIDEGNRFVKSLEFAEAIKKTSNYYVIVTRENLEMLPISVDEIYGIRSSGKYGGLTPVYHQFYRIYDFDKQEVYPLRPNDMIIEDSNSGYEFFSAVSENVTCISAKGKSNIFQILCERKVNQPTLIVADGAAFGSQMNRIERFVKRNQFLHLYLPESFEWLLLKSGILRNSEIKKILDNTAEYVESEKYFSWEQYFTELLVQVSGESYLRYNKKKLNPNYLQPAIMKQIIDSIEGIEFTV encoded by the coding sequence ATGCGCGGAATCCATCATATTATAGTGCAAAACGAAAGTCTTAAATATGAATTTGATATAAAAAGAAACATTACTGTTTTAAAAGGGGATAGTGCCACTGGAAAAACCACTTTGGTAGAAATGATTCAGGAATATTTGATTAATGGTATGGATAGCGGGGTGAATTTGTCCTGCGATGTAGCATGTCGTGTCCTGACCGGGAATTTGTGGAAGGAACAATTGGCAGAGGCAGACCAGACCATTGTGTTTATTGATGAGGGAAATCGTTTTGTAAAATCTTTGGAGTTTGCAGAGGCAATCAAAAAAACCAGTAATTATTATGTAATCGTAACCAGAGAAAATCTAGAAATGTTGCCGATTAGTGTAGATGAGATTTATGGGATTAGAAGTTCGGGTAAATATGGTGGTCTGACACCAGTGTATCATCAGTTTTATCGCATCTATGATTTTGACAAACAAGAAGTTTACCCACTTCGGCCCAATGACATGATTATAGAGGATAGTAACTCAGGATACGAATTTTTTTCTGCCGTTTCAGAAAATGTGACTTGTATTTCTGCAAAGGGGAAATCTAATATTTTTCAAATCCTATGTGAGAGAAAAGTAAATCAGCCTACTTTAATCGTCGCAGACGGAGCAGCCTTCGGTTCGCAGATGAATCGAATAGAAAGGTTTGTGAAGAGGAATCAATTCTTGCATTTATACCTGCCGGAATCATTTGAATGGCTGTTACTGAAGTCTGGGATTTTAAGAAATTCAGAGATTAAGAAGATTCTTGATAATACGGCAGAATATGTAGAAAGTGAAAAATATTTTAGTTGGGAGCAGTATTTTACAGAACTTTTGGTACAGGTTTCCGGGGAAAGTTACCTGAGATATAATAAGAAAAAGCTGAATCCTAATTATTTGCAGCCTGCCATTATGAAACAGATTATTGATTCGATAGAAGGAATCGAATTCACAGTTTAA